The sequence below is a genomic window from Bradyrhizobium septentrionale.
TCACGCCGTGATCGTGAAAGAGACGGAGGCGCCGGTCCTGGCGTCCGTGAATTGGATGTCGATCGAGATGAGCCCCGGATCGGTGAGCGACCGGGTCACGTTCAGCCGTGCGGGCGGGTTCGGAGCGACGGACGCTTCGAGCGCGAGCTGTGCTGCGCACACCGCCTTGATTTGCGGGACCGAGAGCGTCGAGCCGATCTTCTGCGGCAGGCCCGCGCCATAGTCGGGGTGCCAGACGTAGCCCTTCACGGCCGTGAACAGCCGACGCTCCAGCCGCTGGCGGACCTCGTCGTCGCCGTCCACGACCAGCAGGTCGCCCGTAGCATCGAGCGTGAAATCCTCGTGCCACTCCAGCGAGACGTCTGCCATGTCACCATCCAATTGTTGCGTCATAGGCGATGAGCGCGGTCATCGTGGTGAGCGCGTTCAGGTCCGCCTTCTTCTGTGCGTAAATCTGCAGGACCTTGAGGTCGTGCCCGTTGAACGCGCTCGCGACGTTCTGCAGATCGGACGACGTCAGCGTGATCGGAGCGGTCAAACCCATCGGGATGAGCTGGACTGACGATAGGCCGGTGACCGACGCGAAATAGCGCGACACGGCGAGATCGGAGGGGTCGAACGCGAAGGCCCCGCTCGAGATCGACACTGTGAACGGCATCTGGCGGTTGATGCCGTAGAACACGTCGAGCACGGCGAGCTTGATCGCGAGGGCCTGCGTCATGGTCAGCGCCGGCGTTGCTGCCGCGCTCGCCGCCATCCACTGGTTGAGGTACCCCAGATAAGGCGTCGGATCGTCGAACCGCTCGGGGATCGCGAGGCGGTCGTTGTAGTGGACCTCGCCGCCCTTCGTCACGTCATACGACACGAAGTCGATATTGGACGGCAGGCGATTGATGATCGTGGCCGGCACGGTGAATACGCGCATCACCGAGTCGGCCGTGTTGATCGTGAACTTGAGATTGAGGCTCGACATCAGGCAGGCACCGTGAAGGGCGGGATGGTGGGCTGGCTGCTCGGCGGGGAGACCGAGCTGTCGCTGACGCTGCCGCCGCCCTGCGCGGTGACGCCCCCGGGGGCATCGAGACCGACGGAGCCGGAGGCCTGCACTTCGATGTTGCCGCCAGCGCCGACGCCGGCGTCGCCGCCCGCCTTGGCGATGAAGTTCTTCTGCGGCAGCAGCTTCACGTTGGCGCTCGCATCGACCTCGAGGTCCTTGCAGGCGATCTTGATGTTGCCGTTGCCGTCGAGCGTGATGGTTGCCCCGTTGCCATCGGTCAGGACGGCCGAGCCGTCCTTCTTGAAGTAGATCATCTGGCCTTTGCCGGCCTGCGCCCCGTCGGCGCTCTCGGCGCCGCCGTCCGACTTCTGGAAGCGGGTCCAGATCACCATCTCGCCGGATTGAACCTCCGGCGGCTTCTGGTCGTCGGAGTGCACGCGCTGGACGATCTTGCCGCCTTCGAAGTCGCCTTCCTGATAGCGGACGACGACCTGATCGCCGGTGGTCTTGCCGTCCCCGGGCTGGAGACCGACGGCGATGCCGTAGCCGTCGCCGATGTGGCCGGTCTCGATCGGCAGCCAGCCACTCTCCTGCCCTTCGGGCATGAACGTGACTTTGGCGAGGTGCTTCTTCGGGTCGTAGCTGGTGACGAGGCCGTGCCGCTCGGTGTAGCGGCTCGCGCTCCAACGTTCGACGACGCCGAGAATGACGCGCTCGAGGTCGCCGTCTCCCATCATGTTGCTGATCGTCCTGATTTGGCGGAGCGCGCCGTGATGTGGCTGGTGTGACCCGACATGCCGAACTCATGGACGACGGTGTCGATGTCGAAGGTCTGGTCGTAGTAGCGGGTGCCCTGAAGCGAGAGACCCATGCCGGCGGCGACCGATGGGTCGCCGACCACGGTGGCCCGCACCTTGAGTTCGTGGCGCGCCTTCTCGTTGGCTTGCGCCTTGGCGTGCGCCTCGACCTGATCCTGCTTTAGCGTCGGCGCGTGGTATCCGTAGCGCTTGGTCCCGCCGAAGCCGGGGATGACAGTGGTGTGCTGGTGGACCTTCTTGTCCCTTGGGTGCCAGGCCTTGAAGTCAACCTCGATGGTCTTGCCGGCTTGCTTGTTGTGGGTCACGCGCAGATGCAGGCAGTCTGACCTCACCGGCATCGAGCTCTGATCGACGTAGATCGAATAGGTGCCGGTCGGGCTGTTGAACTTCGCGTAGTGAAACACGCCCTGCGCGTCGACCCACCACCGCGCGCCGTCGCGCTCGGCGAGCTTGTGGATGACATAGGCGTAGCTGACGTTGTCGGAGAGCTTGACGAAGTCCTGCTCGAGGATCTTGCCCGCCATGTTCTGCATGTCGTCGAACTTGCCGACCATGCCGATGCGGCCGATCAAGTCCCTCACGACATCAGTGGTCGATTTGTTGACCCACTTCTCGCTCGACTTGTTTTCGTGCAGTCCGGCCGACTTGTCGCGACCGGTGACGGTGATCTTCCGGCCGATGTAGTCGAAGTCGACGTCGTTGATGGTTCCGGTAATCAGCGTGCTGGTCGCGCCCCGCGTCATCACCTCGATGGTGACCTCGTCGTCTCCTCCGATCTGGGCCAGCGCGTCATAGGCGCCCTTCTCGCTGATCGGGATCGTGCAGTGGAAGGTGGAGCTCTTGCGCTGCGCGCTCTGCTGCACCTGCCCGCGCTCGATGAGAAAGCGGCCACCGGCATTCAGCCATGCCGAATGCTTTCCGACGCCAGACGTGATCGCCATGAATGATTACAGCCCGAGGATGCCGGTCTGGACGCCTTGCGGCAGCACCGGAGGAATTTTGAGGTCGACCTGGCCGTCGATCCACGGATCGGTCAGCCCGTTGAGGGCTGCGATGGCGACCCACTGCAGCGGGTCGCCGGTCTCCTGCATGGCGACCTCGAACAGGGTCGTGCCGGAGATGCGGACGATCTTGGCCGGGATCGTCGCCGCGATGTAGCCGGTGCTCATGATGGGACCTGATTGAGGTTGGCGGCCGCGCGCCCGGTCAGGCCCCGCATCAGCGAGAGCCTGTTCTGGTCGATCGCAGCCTGCGAGACGGTGAGGATGCCTTGCACGATCGAGGTGCCGTCGACCGGCGCCACGAACGTGTCGAGGATCGAGGGTGCGACCAGCGCATCCTGAATGTCGGAGACGAGCTGGGCGGCGTTGAGCTTGATCGCGGTGAGCGTGGCGCGACTGGCGGACGCCAGCGGGTTCGCCGCGTCGACCTGCGCCTGAAGGAAGGCAAGCTCGGCGAGGATGTTGGGGGAGAT
It includes:
- a CDS encoding phage tail protein, which translates into the protein MADVSLEWHEDFTLDATGDLLVVDGDDEVRQRLERRLFTAVKGYVWHPDYGAGLPQKIGSTLSVPQIKAVCAAQLALEASVAPNPPARLNVTRSLTDPGLISIDIQFTDARTGASVSFTITA
- a CDS encoding contractile injection system protein, VgrG/Pvc8 family encodes the protein MAITSGVGKHSAWLNAGGRFLIERGQVQQSAQRKSSTFHCTIPISEKGAYDALAQIGGDDEVTIEVMTRGATSTLITGTINDVDFDYIGRKITVTGRDKSAGLHENKSSEKWVNKSTTDVVRDLIGRIGMVGKFDDMQNMAGKILEQDFVKLSDNVSYAYVIHKLAERDGARWWVDAQGVFHYAKFNSPTGTYSIYVDQSSMPVRSDCLHLRVTHNKQAGKTIEVDFKAWHPRDKKVHQHTTVIPGFGGTKRYGYHAPTLKQDQVEAHAKAQANEKARHELKVRATVVGDPSVAAGMGLSLQGTRYYDQTFDIDTVVHEFGMSGHTSHITARSAKSGRSAT